The following proteins come from a genomic window of Streptomyces liliiviolaceus:
- a CDS encoding UPF0182 family membrane protein, whose translation MPDRGGGPTGPRMRVGRPSRRVRTLLMTLGVLAVLAMAFVMFAGFWTDWLWYRSVKYSSVFTTTLWTKIGLFFVFGLLMAVAVGVNIWLAHRLRPPLSAMSMEQQSLDRYRMSVAPYKKWILLGITSLVGLIAGASAAGQWRTWLMWVNGVPFDQKDPQFHLDVSFYAFDLPWYRFMLGFGFAAAILSLIAAALTHYLYGGLRVTSPGARATAAATGHLSVLLGIFVALKAVAYWLDRYGLAVKSSDFKATGNWTGLRYVDANAYLPAKTILFCIAVICALLFFATLWRRTWQLPVIGFGLMVLSAILIGGLYPAIVQKFQVQPNEQAKEAPYVEKNLKATRDAYGITGTEVTEYAGTSTTKDKTKLRDDADGAASIRLLDPNVVSPTFQQLQQVRNYYAFPSNLDVDRYSKDGKDQDTVIGLRELNLQGIPKSNWINNHFRYTHGFGVVAAKGTTADSEGRPEFTEYDLPSKGDLGEYQQRIYYGEKTSQYSIVGGPQKEIDYSDDTGEKTTSYKGKSGVNLSNPVNRAAYAVAFSEPQILYSGAIGEGSRILYNRTPKERVEAVAPWLTIDGDAYPAVVGNKIEWIVDAYTTTNGYPYASRTTLGDTTADSLTAANNQRAVVAQQNQVNYIRNSVKATVDAYTGKVTLYEWDTKDPVLKTWKKAFPGTVKPKGDIPQALMDHLRYPQDLFKVQRELLTRYHVKDAETFLSGSEVWQVPDDPTNKSGNAVPPYYLSMKMPGEESQAFSLTTTLTPNGRDNLSAFMSVNAEAGTSDYGKINILKLPTGRTVDGPKRVQSQFNSEPSIAESIRLLRGGDSEVEYGNLLTVPLDGGLLYVEPVYVRGGGLKYPLLRKVLVTYGGATAFEDTLGQALDKVFGAEGSTAEPPDEDETNPPPTSSDPTVQEALDDAQKAFDQGQEALKKGDWEAYGTAQKDLEDALKKAEDAQAAADKKAGGSDKAGDSGDKKTEESAKPGSSPSSSKSPDSG comes from the coding sequence ATGCCGGACCGCGGCGGAGGCCCGACAGGGCCGCGGATGAGAGTGGGCCGACCGTCCCGGCGCGTCCGGACCCTGCTCATGACACTGGGCGTACTGGCCGTGCTGGCCATGGCCTTCGTCATGTTCGCGGGGTTCTGGACGGACTGGCTCTGGTACCGGTCGGTGAAGTACTCGTCGGTCTTCACGACCACGCTGTGGACCAAGATCGGTCTGTTCTTCGTCTTCGGACTGCTGATGGCCGTGGCCGTCGGCGTGAACATCTGGCTGGCCCACCGTCTGAGGCCGCCGCTCAGCGCCATGTCGATGGAGCAGCAGAGCCTCGACCGGTACCGGATGAGCGTGGCCCCGTACAAGAAGTGGATTCTTCTCGGGATCACCTCGCTGGTCGGGCTGATCGCGGGAGCCTCCGCGGCCGGCCAGTGGCGTACGTGGCTCATGTGGGTGAACGGAGTGCCCTTCGACCAGAAGGACCCCCAGTTCCACCTCGACGTGTCCTTCTACGCCTTCGACCTGCCCTGGTACCGCTTCATGCTGGGCTTCGGCTTCGCGGCCGCGATCCTCTCCCTGATCGCCGCGGCGCTGACGCACTACCTGTACGGCGGACTGCGCGTCACCAGCCCCGGAGCGCGCGCCACGGCGGCGGCCACCGGCCATCTCTCGGTGCTGCTGGGCATCTTCGTCGCGCTGAAGGCGGTGGCGTACTGGCTCGACCGGTACGGCCTTGCGGTGAAGTCCAGCGACTTCAAGGCGACCGGCAACTGGACGGGCCTGAGGTACGTCGACGCCAACGCCTACCTGCCGGCCAAGACGATCCTCTTCTGCATCGCGGTCATCTGCGCCCTGCTGTTCTTCGCCACCCTGTGGCGGCGCACCTGGCAGCTGCCCGTCATCGGCTTCGGCCTGATGGTGCTCTCCGCGATCCTCATCGGCGGTCTGTACCCGGCGATCGTGCAGAAGTTCCAGGTCCAGCCGAACGAGCAGGCCAAGGAAGCGCCGTACGTCGAGAAGAACCTCAAGGCGACCCGCGACGCGTACGGCATCACGGGCACCGAGGTCACCGAGTACGCGGGCACGAGCACGACCAAGGACAAGACCAAGCTGCGCGACGACGCCGACGGCGCCGCGAGCATCAGGCTCCTGGACCCGAACGTCGTCTCGCCCACGTTCCAGCAGCTCCAGCAGGTCCGTAATTACTACGCGTTCCCGTCGAACCTCGACGTCGACCGCTACAGCAAGGACGGCAAGGACCAGGACACCGTCATCGGTCTGCGCGAGCTGAACCTGCAGGGCATCCCGAAGAGCAACTGGATCAACAACCACTTCCGTTACACGCACGGCTTCGGAGTGGTCGCGGCCAAGGGCACCACCGCCGACTCCGAGGGACGCCCCGAGTTCACCGAGTACGACCTGCCGTCCAAGGGCGACCTCGGTGAGTACCAGCAGCGGATCTACTACGGCGAGAAGACCAGCCAGTACTCGATCGTCGGCGGTCCGCAGAAGGAGATCGACTACTCCGACGACACCGGCGAGAAGACGACCAGCTACAAGGGCAAGAGCGGGGTCAACCTCTCGAACCCGGTCAACCGGGCGGCGTACGCGGTGGCGTTCAGCGAGCCGCAGATCCTCTACTCCGGAGCGATCGGCGAGGGTTCGAGGATCCTCTACAACCGCACGCCCAAGGAGCGCGTCGAGGCGGTGGCCCCCTGGCTGACCATCGACGGCGACGCCTACCCCGCGGTCGTCGGCAACAAGATCGAGTGGATCGTCGACGCGTACACGACGACGAACGGCTACCCGTACGCCTCGCGCACCACGCTCGGGGACACGACGGCCGACTCGCTGACCGCCGCCAACAACCAGCGGGCGGTGGTGGCCCAGCAGAACCAGGTCAACTACATCCGCAACTCGGTGAAGGCGACCGTCGACGCGTACACCGGCAAGGTCACGCTCTACGAGTGGGACACCAAGGACCCGGTCCTGAAGACCTGGAAGAAGGCCTTCCCCGGGACGGTGAAGCCGAAGGGCGACATCCCGCAGGCCCTCATGGATCATCTGCGGTACCCGCAGGACCTGTTCAAGGTCCAGCGCGAGCTGCTGACCCGCTACCACGTGAAGGACGCCGAGACGTTCCTCAGCGGCAGCGAGGTGTGGCAGGTGCCGGACGACCCGACGAACAAGTCGGGCAACGCGGTGCCGCCGTACTACCTCAGCATGAAGATGCCGGGGGAGGAGTCGCAGGCGTTCTCCCTGACGACGACGCTCACTCCGAACGGCCGGGACAACCTGAGCGCCTTCATGTCGGTCAACGCCGAAGCCGGCACGAGCGACTACGGCAAGATCAACATTCTCAAACTGCCCACCGGCAGAACGGTCGACGGACCGAAACGGGTGCAGAGCCAGTTCAACTCCGAGCCGTCCATCGCCGAGTCCATCAGGCTCCTCAGAGGTGGTGACTCGGAAGTCGAGTACGGCAACCTGCTGACGGTGCCGCTCGACGGCGGACTGCTCTACGTGGAGCCCGTCTACGTACGCGGTGGTGGACTGAAGTACCCCCTGCTGCGGAAGGTGCTCGTGACCTACGGAGGCGCGACGGCCTTCGAGGACACGCTGGGGCAGGCGCTCGACAAGGTCTTCGGAGCGGAGGGTTCGACCGCCGAACCGCCGGATGAGGACGAGACGAATCCGCCGCCGACCTCCAGCGACCCGACGGTCCAGGAAGCGCTCGACGACGCCCAGAAGGCCTTCGACCAGGGCCAGGAAGCCCTCAAGAAGGGCGACTGGGAGGCGTACGGAACGGCGCAGAAGGACCTGGAGGACGCGCTCAAGAAGGCCGAGGACGCACAGGCCGCGGCCGACAAGAAGGCGGGCGGCAGCGACAAGGCCGGCGACTCGGGCGACAAGAAGACCGAGGAGAGCGCCAAGCCCGGCAGCAGTCCGAGCAGCAGCAAGAGCCCGGACAGCGGCTGA
- a CDS encoding Fur family transcriptional regulator, with the protein MSDLLERLRGRGWRMTAQRRVVAEVLNGDHVHLTADEVHARAVVRLPEISRATVYNTLGELVSLGEVLEVATDKRAKRYDPNAHRPHHHLVCAQCGAIKDVHPDGNPLADLPDSERFGFTVSNVEVTYRGLCPNCAAA; encoded by the coding sequence ATGAGCGACCTGTTGGAACGACTGCGCGGACGCGGCTGGCGCATGACCGCGCAGCGGCGCGTCGTGGCCGAGGTCCTGAACGGGGATCACGTCCACCTGACGGCCGACGAGGTGCACGCGCGCGCCGTGGTGCGACTCCCGGAGATCTCCCGGGCGACCGTCTACAACACCCTGGGCGAGCTGGTCTCGCTCGGCGAGGTGCTGGAGGTCGCCACGGACAAGCGCGCCAAGCGGTACGACCCGAACGCCCACCGGCCGCACCACCACCTGGTCTGCGCCCAGTGCGGCGCGATCAAGGACGTGCACCCGGACGGCAACCCGCTGGCGGACCTCCCCGACTCCGAGCGCTTCGGCTTCACGGTGTCGAACGTAGAGGTGACGTACCGAGGCCTCTGCCCGAACTGCGCGGCAGCCTGA
- a CDS encoding tetratricopeptide repeat protein produces the protein MDVMGDKATLLDTGRFVQPSDRDETGEAVEEARQRLAAQEGDAEAMSVLGAMLLRRGDLDGAEPQLRAATAAGDRAAANNLGVLLHQRGYAEEAAGWWRIAAVAGSAAAAHALGRHHRERGDEPAAEYWLRQSAEQGHSLGAYALADLLEHRGDPRAEDWMRAAAERGHREAAYRLARALDRTAAQADGTDLDGGASETAGAAGEAAEQWYRQAAARGHRRAALHLGAILERRGELKEAGRWYLTSAKDGEARAACALGFLLRDAGDTESAAVWWLRAAQDGDGNAANALGALHAERGETQTAERWYRAAMDAGDVNGAYNLGLLCAEQSRTAQAEQWYRRAAYAGHREAANALAILLLQVGDAAGAEPWFSKAAEAGSVDAAFNLGILHAGRGEDAAALRCYERAAAAGHTEAALQVGIARLRDGDESAAERHLRCAAGGGSAEGAYRLATVLDARRPPAPEHELGEPATEKSECEEWYERAASQGHRRAQVRVGMLASARGDVVEAARWYREAAEAGSRNGAFNLGLLLAREGSEPEAALWWARAADAGHGRAALRLALVYARRGELAEGQRWADRAVSLGPREVSERAARLRDALRQELSA, from the coding sequence ATGGACGTTATGGGGGACAAGGCAACTCTGTTGGATACAGGGCGGTTTGTGCAGCCTTCCGACCGGGACGAGACCGGTGAGGCAGTGGAGGAGGCTCGTCAGCGGCTCGCCGCGCAAGAGGGCGACGCCGAGGCCATGAGCGTCCTCGGAGCCATGCTGCTCCGCCGCGGTGATCTCGACGGAGCCGAGCCGCAGCTGCGCGCTGCCACCGCGGCCGGCGACCGGGCCGCCGCCAACAACCTCGGTGTCCTCCTGCACCAGCGCGGCTACGCGGAGGAGGCCGCCGGATGGTGGCGGATCGCCGCCGTCGCCGGTTCCGCCGCCGCCGCGCACGCGCTGGGCCGCCACCACCGTGAGCGCGGCGACGAGCCCGCCGCCGAGTACTGGCTGCGCCAGTCCGCCGAGCAGGGCCACTCGCTGGGCGCGTACGCGCTCGCCGATCTCCTGGAGCACCGCGGTGACCCCCGCGCCGAGGACTGGATGCGTGCCGCCGCCGAGCGAGGACACCGCGAGGCGGCCTACCGGCTCGCGCGCGCACTCGACCGGACGGCCGCGCAGGCGGACGGGACCGACCTCGACGGCGGTGCCTCCGAGACCGCGGGGGCCGCGGGCGAGGCGGCCGAGCAGTGGTACAGGCAGGCCGCCGCGCGCGGCCACCGCCGGGCCGCGCTGCACCTCGGGGCGATCCTGGAGAGGCGCGGGGAGCTCAAGGAGGCCGGGCGCTGGTACCTGACCTCCGCCAAGGACGGTGAGGCGCGGGCCGCCTGCGCGCTCGGCTTCCTGCTGCGGGACGCGGGCGACACCGAGAGCGCGGCCGTGTGGTGGCTGCGCGCCGCCCAGGACGGCGACGGGAACGCCGCCAACGCCCTGGGCGCGCTGCACGCGGAGCGGGGCGAGACGCAGACCGCCGAGCGGTGGTACCGGGCCGCGATGGACGCGGGCGACGTGAACGGCGCGTACAACCTCGGGCTGCTCTGCGCCGAGCAGTCGCGGACCGCCCAGGCCGAGCAGTGGTACCGGCGGGCGGCGTACGCGGGGCACCGCGAGGCGGCGAACGCGCTGGCCATTCTGCTGCTGCAGGTCGGTGACGCCGCCGGGGCCGAGCCGTGGTTCTCCAAGGCCGCCGAGGCCGGCAGTGTCGACGCCGCGTTCAACCTCGGCATCCTGCACGCCGGGCGCGGTGAGGACGCGGCGGCGCTGCGCTGCTACGAGCGGGCCGCCGCGGCCGGGCACACCGAGGCCGCGCTCCAGGTCGGCATCGCCCGGCTCCGGGACGGCGACGAGTCGGCCGCCGAGCGGCACCTCAGGTGCGCCGCGGGAGGCGGCAGCGCGGAGGGGGCCTACCGGCTGGCGACCGTGCTCGACGCGCGGCGCCCGCCCGCGCCCGAACACGAGCTGGGGGAGCCGGCCACCGAGAAGAGCGAGTGCGAGGAGTGGTACGAGCGGGCCGCGTCCCAGGGGCATCGGCGGGCCCAGGTGCGGGTGGGGATGCTCGCGTCCGCGCGCGGGGACGTCGTGGAGGCCGCCCGGTGGTACCGGGAGGCGGCCGAGGCGGGGTCGCGGAACGGGGCGTTCAATCTCGGGCTGCTGCTGGCGCGGGAGGGGAGCGAGCCGGAGGCCGCGCTGTGGTGGGCCCGGGCCGCCGATGCGGGGCATGGGCGGGCGGCGTTGCGGCTCGCCCTCGTCTACGCGCGTCGGGGGGAGCTGGCGGAGGGGCAGCGGTGGGCCGATCGGGCGGTGTCGCTCGGGCCTCGGGAGGTTTCTGAGCGGGCGGCTCGGTTGCGGGATGCTTTGCGGCAGGAGTTGTCCGCGTGA
- a CDS encoding catalase, with protein MTQGPLTTEAGAPVADNQNSETAGIGGPVLVQDQLLLEKLAHFNRERIPERVVHARGAGAYGTFTVTADVTGYTRAAFLSEVGKRTETFLRFSTVAGNLGSADAVRDPRGWALKFYTEEGNYDLVGNNTPVFFVKDAIKFPDFIHTQKRDPYTGSQEADNVWDFWGLSPESTHQVTWLFGDRGIPASYRHMNGYGSHTYQWNNEAGEVFWVKYHFKTDQGIKNLTTEEAVRVSGLDPDSHQRDLRESIERGDFPSWTVQVQIMPAADAAAYRFNPFDLTKVWPHEDYPPIEIGKLELDRNPENIFAEVEQSVFSPAHFVPGIGPSPDKMLQGRLFAYGDAHRYRVGVNADHLPVNRPHATEARTNSRDGFLYDGRHKGAKNYEPNSFGGPVQTDRPLWQPLPVTGVTGNGEAPAHAEDNDFVQAGDLYRLMSEAERERLIGNLAGFIAEVSRDDIAARAIGNFRQADEDFGKRLDAAVQALRG; from the coding sequence GTGACGCAGGGACCGCTTACGACGGAGGCCGGCGCGCCGGTGGCCGACAACCAGAACAGCGAGACCGCGGGCATCGGCGGCCCGGTCCTCGTCCAGGACCAGCTCCTGCTGGAGAAGCTCGCGCACTTCAACCGCGAGCGCATTCCGGAGCGGGTCGTGCACGCCCGGGGCGCCGGCGCCTACGGCACGTTCACCGTCACCGCCGATGTCACCGGCTACACGCGTGCCGCGTTCCTCTCCGAGGTCGGCAAGCGGACCGAGACCTTTCTGCGCTTCTCCACCGTGGCCGGCAACCTCGGCTCGGCCGACGCCGTCCGTGACCCGCGCGGCTGGGCGCTGAAGTTCTACACCGAGGAGGGCAACTACGACCTCGTCGGCAACAACACCCCGGTGTTCTTCGTCAAGGACGCCATCAAGTTCCCCGACTTCATCCACACGCAGAAGCGCGACCCGTACACGGGCTCGCAGGAAGCCGACAACGTGTGGGACTTCTGGGGGCTGTCGCCCGAGTCCACCCACCAGGTGACCTGGCTCTTCGGCGACCGCGGCATCCCGGCCTCGTACCGCCACATGAACGGGTACGGCTCGCACACCTACCAGTGGAACAACGAGGCCGGCGAGGTCTTCTGGGTCAAGTACCACTTCAAGACCGACCAGGGCATCAAGAACCTGACGACCGAGGAGGCGGTGCGGGTCTCGGGGCTCGACCCCGACTCGCACCAGCGCGATCTGCGGGAGTCGATCGAGCGCGGCGACTTCCCGTCCTGGACGGTGCAGGTGCAGATCATGCCGGCGGCCGACGCGGCGGCCTACCGCTTCAACCCGTTCGACCTCACCAAGGTGTGGCCGCACGAGGACTACCCGCCGATCGAGATCGGGAAGCTGGAGCTGGACCGCAACCCGGAGAACATCTTCGCCGAGGTCGAGCAGAGCGTCTTCAGCCCCGCGCACTTCGTGCCGGGCATCGGGCCCTCGCCCGACAAGATGCTCCAGGGCCGCCTCTTCGCGTACGGCGACGCCCACCGCTACCGCGTCGGCGTCAACGCCGACCATCTGCCGGTGAACCGTCCGCACGCCACCGAGGCGCGTACCAACTCCCGTGACGGCTTCCTGTACGACGGCCGTCACAAGGGCGCGAAGAACTACGAGCCCAACAGCTTCGGCGGGCCCGTCCAGACGGACCGGCCGCTGTGGCAGCCCCTTCCCGTCACCGGCGTCACCGGCAACGGCGAGGCGCCCGCCCACGCCGAGGACAACGACTTCGTACAGGCGGGCGATCTCTACCGTCTGATGTCCGAGGCCGAGCGGGAGCGGCTGATCGGCAACCTGGCGGGGTTCATCGCCGAGGTCTCGCGCGACGACATCGCCGCGCGGGCGATCGGCAACTTCCGTCAGGCCGACGAGGACTTCGGCAAGCGGCTGGACGCCGCGGTCCAGGCCCTGCGCGGCTGA
- a CDS encoding PPA1309 family protein has protein sequence MSNTASSGTPMAAGPLTRAALEIDEYVAGLGWDQPARLFALVDTGRLRSQEPGLAERLGLTEDVPDGTLTPIEQEEIPAGSPLDEFLGTIAWPDSVVGCALSVERLMLPPSAEASVPDGLDEKRLAKWVAEHPERQEVRMTVAVLRGGKRESALRLREKDSANDVLTGSDLVPGLADALTATFAA, from the coding sequence ATGTCCAACACCGCCTCCTCAGGCACCCCCATGGCGGCCGGGCCGCTCACCCGCGCCGCGCTCGAAATCGACGAGTACGTCGCGGGGCTCGGCTGGGACCAGCCCGCCCGGCTCTTCGCCCTGGTCGACACCGGCAGACTGCGTTCTCAGGAACCCGGACTCGCCGAGCGGCTGGGTCTGACCGAAGACGTGCCCGACGGCACCCTCACCCCTATCGAGCAGGAGGAAATTCCCGCGGGCAGCCCGCTGGACGAGTTCCTGGGCACCATCGCCTGGCCGGACTCCGTGGTCGGCTGCGCGCTGTCCGTGGAGCGGCTGATGCTGCCGCCGTCCGCGGAGGCGTCCGTACCGGACGGCCTCGACGAGAAGCGGCTGGCGAAGTGGGTCGCCGAGCACCCGGAGCGCCAGGAGGTCCGGATGACCGTCGCCGTGCTGCGGGGCGGGAAGCGCGAATCGGCGCTGCGGCTGCGCGAGAAGGACTCGGCGAACGACGTGCTCACCGGCTCCGACCTGGTCCCGGGACTGGCCGACGCGCTCACGGCGACGTTCGCGGCGTAG
- a CDS encoding CBS domain-containing protein, giving the protein MLVRDAMSTVVLTIGPAHTLRKASALMAARRIGAAVVLDPDGTGIGILTERDILNSVGLGQNPDTERAHAHTTTDVVFAAPTWTLEEAARAMAHGGFRHLIVLDRGEPVGIVSVRDIIRCWAPLRQPAPA; this is encoded by the coding sequence ATGCTCGTCCGCGACGCCATGAGCACGGTGGTCCTCACCATCGGCCCCGCCCACACACTCCGGAAGGCTTCCGCCCTGATGGCCGCGCGCCGCATCGGCGCGGCGGTGGTCCTCGATCCCGACGGCACCGGGATCGGCATCCTCACCGAGCGCGACATCCTCAACTCCGTCGGCCTGGGCCAGAACCCGGACACCGAGCGGGCGCACGCGCACACGACCACCGACGTGGTGTTCGCGGCCCCGACCTGGACGCTGGAGGAGGCCGCCCGGGCGATGGCCCACGGCGGCTTCCGGCATCTCATCGTCCTCGACCGCGGCGAACCGGTCGGCATCGTCTCGGTCCGCGACATCATCCGCTGCTGGGCGCCGCTGCGTCAGCCCGCCCCGGCCTGA